A stretch of the Capsicum annuum cultivar UCD-10X-F1 chromosome 8, UCD10Xv1.1, whole genome shotgun sequence genome encodes the following:
- the LOC107839622 gene encoding 26S proteasome regulatory subunit 6A homolog yields the protein MATPMAEDSNFEDDQLHSMSTEDIIRASRLLDNEIRIIKEELQRTNLELESFKEKIKENQEKIKLNKQLPYLVGNIVEILEMNPEEEAEEDGANIDLDSQRKGKCVVLKTSTRQTIFLPVVGLVDPDTLKPGDLVGVNKDSYLILDTLPSEYDSRVKAMEVDEKPTEDYNDIGGLEKQIQELVEAIVLPMTHKERFQKLGIRPPKGVLLYGPPGTGKTLMARACAAQTNATFLKLAGPQLVQMFIGDGAKLVRDAFQLAKEKSPCIIFIDEIDAIGTKRFDSEVSGDREVQRTMLELLNQLDGFSSDDRIKVIAATNRADILDPALMRSGRLDRKIEFPHPTEEARARILQIHSRKMNVNPDVNFEELARSTDDFNGAQLKAVCVEAGMLALRRDATEVTHEDFNEGIIQVQAKKKASLNYYA from the exons ATGGCAACTCCGATGGCCGAGGACAGCAACTTCGAAGATGACCAGCTCCATTCTATGTCCACTGAAGATATTATTAGGGCTTCACGCCTTCTTGACAACGAAATTCGTATCATAAAG GAAGAGCTACAGAGGACGAATCTAGAGCTGGAATCATTCAAGGAGAAGATAAAGGAGAATCAAGAGAAAATTAAGCTCAATAAGCAACTTCCTTACTTGGTCGGCAACATTGTTGAG ATTTTGGAAATGAATCCAGAggaagaagctgaggaagatgGTGCAAACATTGATCTTGACTCACAAAGGAAGGGCAAGTGTGTTGTACTGAAAACATCCACGCGCCAG ACAATTTTCTTGCCCGTTGTTGGTCTTGTTGATCCTGACACTTTAAAACCTGGTGATCTGGTTGGAGTAAACAAAGACAGTTATTTGATACTGGATACCTTGCCGTCTGAATATGATTCCCGGGTGAAGGCAATGGAGGTTGATGAAAAGCCAACTGAAGACTACAATGATATTGGAGGTTTGGAGAAACAGATTCAAGAACTTGTCGAGGCAATTGTGCTGCCTATGACACACAAAGAGCGGTTCCAGAAATTAGGCATTCGTCCTCCAAAGGGAGTCCTTTTATATGGACCTCCTGGAACTGGGAAAACCCTGATGGCCAGAGCCTGTGCTGCACAAACAAATGCTACTTTTCTTAAGCTAGCGGGACCTCAGCTTGTGCAG ATGTTCATTGGAGATGGAGCAAAACTTGTTCGTGATGCTTTCCAGCTGGCAAAAGAGAAATCACCATGCATAATTTTCATTGATGAGATTGATGCTATAGGCACAAAGCGTTTTGATAG TGAAGTTAGTGGGGATCGAGAGGTCCAGCGTACTATGTTGGAGTTACTTAATCAGCTCGATGGTTTTAGCAGCGACGATCGGATTAAG GTGATAGCAGCAACAAACAGAGCTGATATTTTGGATCCTGCTCTGATGCGATCTGGTCGATTGGATCGTAAGATTGAGTTCCCCCACCCCACAGAGGAAGCCAGGGCTCGGATCTTGCAG ATCCATTCCAGAAAGATGAATGTTAACCCAGATGTTAACTTTGAAGAATTGGCTCGATCGACAGATGATTTTAATGGGGCACAATTGAAAGCTGTATGTGTTGAGGCAGGCATGCTAGCACTCCGTCGTGATGCCACTGAG GTAACGCATGAAGACTTCAATGAAGGTATCATTCAAGTTCAAGCGAAGAAGAAAGCCAGCTTAAACTACTATGCATAA
- the LOC107839623 gene encoding translationally-controlled tumor protein homolog, whose translation MLVYQDLISGDELLSDSFPYKELENGVLWEVQGKWVVQGAVDVNIGANPSAEGCDEDEGVDDQAVKVVDIVDTFRLQEQPSFDKKGFVGYIKKYIKNLTPKLEGEAQDLFKKNIESATKFLMSRLKDLQFFLGESMHDDGALVFAYYKDGATDPTFLYIAPGLKEVKC comes from the exons ATGTTGGTTTATCAAGATCTTATCTCCG GTGATGAGCTGCTCTCAGACTCATTTCCCTACAAGGAACTCGAGAATGGAGTTCTTTGGGAGGTTCAAGGGAAG TGGGTTGTTCAAGGTGCTGTTGATGTAAACATTGGGGCAAATCCTTCTGCTGAGGGTTGCGATGAAGATGAAGGTGTGGATGATCAAGCTGTTaaggttgttgatattgttgacACTTTTAGACTTCAG GAGCAACCTTCTTTTGACAAGAAGGGGTTTGTTGGATACATCAAGAAATACATCAAGAACCTGACACCCAAGCTAGAAGGAGAAGCACAAGATTTATTTAAAAAGAACATTGAATCAGCAACTAAGTTCCTCATGTCAAGGCTCAAGGACCTTCAATT CTTTCTTGGTGAGAGCATGCATGACGACGGTGCCCTGGTGTTTGCGTACTACAAGGATGGCGCAACTGATCCTACCTTTTTGTACATTGCACCTGGCTTGAAGGAGGTCAAGTGCTAG